In the genome of Candidatus Pristimantibacillus lignocellulolyticus, the window GAATGACGATATCTGCTCCTAATTCAATCGGTCGTTGGTAATATGGCGTTAGTAATGTATTGTCTACAATCGTAAGTAGACCATTAGCTTTTGCCCATGTTGTTACTTTCTCAATATCGGTAACCATCATTAACGGATTAGTAGGTGTTTCGATTAAAACTGCTTTCGTATTAGGAAGCAAACTGGATTGCAAATCATCTAAACTATTTGTATCTACATAAGTTGCTGTTACACCAAACCGAGACATAACACGCTCTAATAGACGATATGTTCCACCGTACAGATCAAGAGATACAATTAGATGATCACCTGAACTGAAGTAAGCAAAGATTGTTTGTAGGGCAGCCATGCCCGAGCTACAGGCAAAAGCTGCATCTCCAGATTCCAATTGAGCCACTGCTTCTTCTAAAACAGAACGTGTAGGACTTTTTGTTCTTGCATAATCAAAGCCAGTACTTTCGCCTAATGCTGGATGACGAAATGCTGTTGCCTGATAAATGGGAAAGCTTACAGCTCCCGTTACTGTATCTTTTTGCGAACCAATTTGTGCCAAGCGACTTTCAATTTTCATGAAATTACTCTCTCCCATTCATCCTATATCCCTGCGCCTAATTCATAAGGCGTAAGTTGATAAACATAATAATTTAACCAGTTTGAGTATAACAAATTAGCATGTGCTCTCCATGTAGAAATTGGAGTGCGATCTGGGTTATCTCCAGGGAAATAATTTTTAGGAACTTCAATCTCAAGACCTTTGGCTTTGTCTCGGTCATATTCGAATTTTAATGACGCAGCATCGTATTCAGAATGACCTGTTACGAAAATCTGCTTGCCTCCCTTGGAAGCAATAATATATAAACCTGCATCCTCGGATTCTGACCATATTTCAAGCTCATCGATTTGTTCCACATCTTCACGACGCACCTCAGTATGACGTGACTGTGGTACAAAGAACATTTCATCAAAGCCACGTAGTAGAGGAACATTTCGTGTGCTTAGACTATGTGGATAAACTCCGAACATCTTCTCGTCCAACTGATATTTCGGAACACCGAAATGATGGTAAAGTCCTGCTTGTGCTGCCCAACAAATATGGAAAGTAGAAGTAACATGTAGTTTACTCCAGTCCATAATTTGAGTTAACTCTTCCCAATAGTTTACTTCTTCAAAAGGTAGATTTTCTACAGGTGCACCAGTGATGATCATTCCATCAAAATATTGATGTTCTATCTCATCAAAAGTTTTGTAAAAGCTCGTTAGATGGTCCGATGATGTATTCTTAGATGTATGAGTCTTAGGGTGTAACAACACAGCTTCAACCTGTAGTGGTGTGTTACCAATCAAACGTAACAATTGAGTTTCAGTTGTTTCTTTCGTCGGCATTAAATTAAGAATCACAATTCGCAGTGGTCGAATATCCTGTTTGTAGGCAATGCTTTCATCCATCGTAAAGATGTTCTCACTCATAAGAACTTCCTTAGCCGGTAGAGAATCTGGAATTTTGATTGGCATAACACTCACTCCTTAGACTTTTCATAACTGCTTGAATATACTTCTCGTAAATGAAAAGTACTTCGTAAGCAAAACTAACTTTTCATAACTGCTTGAATATACTTCCTGTAAATGAAAAGCACATCGGAAGCATTACCTAAATTTTCATAACTGCCTGGATATACTTCTCGTAAATGAAAAGTACCTCGGAAACAAAACTAACTTTTACGGTCTTTTGATCCACTTTTTGTAAATAAAAGTAGATCCATACATGGAAATGTATATAAAAAAAGACCTTTCTGGATTGAGAAAAGGTCTATCTATCGTAACCTCTCTCTCATCTCTCAGAAACTTAAATTTCCGCAAGATTTAGCACCGTGCATAAAATGCCGGTTGCCGGGCTTCATAGGGCTTTTCCCTCCGCCTGCTCTTGATAAGAAAGTAGCATATTCAATTGTCACTAATATCACTACTTTATAGCATTATTTGTGCTACGTCAAGAACATGATTATCAATCATTTTTTATTATTTTCTAGAAATTTATATTGAATGATTCGGACACATCAGAGTATACTAGACAAGGATTCATGGGCTTTTTAAGTGTAATCCTATTTCATCACTAGCATATGTATGCTCTCTAAATGTTGAGGTATGCTACAGTTAAGTAGAAAACCATTATTATTAATGAAGCAAAGGAGTGTGTGGCTTAGATGGACGATGATCGACCGAGTACCTGGCAATTTCATATTTGGACGCTACCATTAAAGCTTGCTAACGATGGTTGCTCATCTCTATTCCCACAGCCATTACGCTACTATTATAGATGACAACAACGTAAGCAATATAGTTTTTAAGTAGCTCCTCCAGACGGGAAGGAGAACTATTATGAAAATTAGACATGTTAAAAGCGGAAACTTTAGTTTAATTGAAAATATTGAAGATACTGTAAGACCACCTAGCGAGGGATTTTACTGGATCGATGCTGATGTAGAAGATCTAACTGTTCTACAACCAATATTCGGTATGCATGATCTTGCGGTTGAAGACTGTTTGACTGAAGAAGAGCAACGTCCGAAAATTGAAATTTATGAAAGTCATTATTTTATCGTTGTAAATAGTATACGTTTCGATGATGAAGAATTTTTCTTACGTGCCCTTAATATTTTCTTAGGTAAACATTTTATTATTACGGTGACGAAGCAGAAAATTAACGAGTTGCGTACACTGAAACCTATTCTTTGGGAACAAGAGGTAACACGGCCTGATCAATTCCTCTATCACTTAGTGGATTTAGTTATTGATAATTATGCACTAGTCGGTGACCGGATTGAGCTTCGAATCGAAGTACTTGAAGAAGATATTTTGATGCACACCAAGAAATCTCATTTGAATGAAATTATCGGTCTTCGAAGTGAAATATTGTGGTTGAAAAAGGTGCTCGGTCCTCAACGAGAACTCATTGCAACTTTAATCAAGAAAGAACTCAAATTGATTGATGATCAACTACAGAAATATTTCAGTGACGTATACGAGAACGCATTGAAAACTGCTGAATCTTTTGATACGTATCGAGATCTAATGGGTAACTTACGCGAGGCCTACCAGTCATCACTATCCAGTCGTGCCAATGAAATTATGAGAGTGTTTACAGCTATTACTACGATTTTCATGCCACTAACTTTTATTACAGGTATTTATGGTATGAACTTCGATACGATTCCTGGTATTCACTTCAAGTATGGAGCTTATGTTGTACTTGGGATTATGATTACGCTAGGAATAAGTATGTATATTATTTTCCGCAAAAAAGAATGGCTATAAGTGCATTTTTATAAACGCTAACTTCCTTAGATGTACTGAATGTTTGACTTTCAGTACATCTAAGGAAGTTTTTTCGTTATATTTACTCAAATAATATGCTACTACCTTTGTTGCAGACGAAATTTATGAAGTAAATTGAACTAATATCCAATTATTTTTGCCCATTGTGTTTGAATTCGCTATAATAGAGGATAGCTCCATCGAGTTGAACTATTCGAGAAGGGGGATTGGCAGAATTGAATATTAGTCAGCTAGAAACCTTACTTACAATTTCGAAAACGATGAGCTTTCGAAAGGCAGGTGAGCTTTTGAATTTGACTCAGCCAGCTGTATCGGCACAAATCAAAAGCTTAGAAGAAGAATTCAATACTATTTTGATTGATCGTAATCAACCTGTCACTTTAACTGAACATGGACAAGTTTTTCTTGAACATGCTGAACGAATGCTCTCGATCGTTGATGACTTAAAGCAAAGACTTTCAGATCTTAACGATAATCCACAAGGCCACATTGTTTTAGGAACAACAGCTTCTATCGCGGTCCAAGTACTACCACGAGTCCTTTCCTATTTTCAAAATCAATATCCTTTAATCAAAACAACGATTCATACGATGCCCTCTTCTCAAGTTATGAGTAGTGTGGATAACGGAAGCGTAGATATTGGTATTACTTATTTAACTGAAAAAAATGCTAATATAAGTTCCTCCATCCTATATTATGATACATTCGAATTAATTGTAGCTCCTGAAAACCCATTAAGCTCTTATGATTATATTACAATAGATCAATTGCAACAGACGCCACTCATCATGCTTGCTCCTGATACTTTAGGCAGAAGATTTGTAGATAAAATATGTAAGACGCATAACCTCACTCCTAATATTGTGATGGAATTGTCTAGTAGTGAAGAAGTAAAAAGAATGGTAGAGATCAATCTGGGAGCTGCGATTGTATCTAAATTATCTATTGAGCAAGAGCTTAAGTTAGGCACTTTAAAAATAATTAGAGTAGAAGAGCTTGAAGCTACACATCCTGTAGGTGTTGTGTATAAATCAGGTCGATACATTAATTCAGCTATGCAACAATTTATTAGCGATTTGAAGGGGATGCCTGAGTATAAATTTATGAATGCCGAGTAATAAGTGGAAATTCATAAATCAGACTTTGATAACGAAGATTATGCTTACGTAGCGCACTCGTCGTCGAATATATAGCGAACTTGCGAAGTCCGGGCCGCGTGTACCAATTATGTACACTTGCGCTTCCTCCTTCTACAAGTAGCGCTCTATCTTCTCGGTTCTGAAAGCCTGCTTTATGAATCTTTATTGGAAGAGGTAGTTCATAAATCAGATATCCATAACCCGTTAGTTAAGCTTCCAATGTACTTTTCAATCTCAAGGAAGCTAGTCAACAAAGTAATTGAAAAGTTTTAGGAGGATTGCAAATGAGTACAATTGACAATAACAACCGTGTTAAATTTGATCTTCACACCCATCATAAACGTTGTGGGCATGCTGACGGTGTAATTGAAGATTACATTCAATCTGCAATTGCACAAGGCTTCCAAGCCATTGGTATTTCAGATCATACACCTTACTTTTCACATAACGATGACCATCCTTTCCCGGGGATCGCGATGGCCAGAAGTGAATTTTCAAATTACATCGCAGAAGTACAATCGTTGAAACAGAAATACAATGGAAAAATTGATGTGTTGCTCGGAATAGAATCTGATTTCTTCCCACAACATGTTAGTTTATACGAAACAGCCTTGAATGAAGTACCTTTCGATTATGTTATTGGTTCTGTTCATCAAGTATCAGGTGTTAGTATTTTCAACAAAAACCGCTGGAAAGGTCTAACCGATCAAGAAAAAATCGAAACCAAAGAACTCTACTATGATCTTATAGCTCAATCTGCTCGTAGTGGGCTGTTCCAAATTCTTGGTCATATCGATGCAATGAAAGGTTATTATCCTCCATTTTCTGATATCCCTACTAGCAGTAAAATCGATGAAACATTAAAAATCATTGCTGACTGTAATGTAGCAATCGAAATCAATACATCTGGTAGTACTAAAGATGTTGGTGGATGGTATCCTTCTGATGATATTTTGGCAAGAGCATTTCATTACGGTGTGAAAGTAACTTTTGGGTCTGATGCTCATACTCCAAAACGTATCGGTGATGATTTCAATGAAGTAGCCAATCGACTGAAAGAAATCGGATATACGAGTTGGGTGTATTATAAAAACCGTCAAGCCATTGAAGTTTCATTGTAACTACTGCTTGCCTAAACAGTAAATATTTATATATTATTTGTTTGTTGAATACCTTTCTAACTTAAGAAGTTGTTAAGTAAGAGAGGTTTTTTCATGCGCGTTACTTTAACAGGCTTATGATAACATCGAGGACGTGGTTAATTTGTGGCTATTTCTATCAATTCTAAGTGCAATCGTATTCGGAACTGCAGGTTGGTGGATGAAAGTCTCCCAGATGAAAAGGGGTTCAGTGAACACACTGCTCTTAGCATTGTATATCGTTGGTGCATTAGGATTTGGCGTTAATTCCATAATCGACGGTTCATACATTCAATTACTTGATCTACATATATGGATTGCTGGACTAATCATTGGTCTAGGGTCAGCTTTAGGTAATCTATACTTCATGAGAGCACTAGATACTGGACCAGCTACCCTTACTTCACCATTAACAAATATGAACATCGTTCTAGTCGTATTACTTGGTACTCTGGTATATGGAGAATTGCTTGTTCCAATACAAATTTTCAGTATTATACTATTAATATTTGCTACCATTCTAATCACCCAGAAGAAAGAATCAAAAAGCATCACGTCTTCATGGTGGTATGGGTTTATATTACTAGCTATAATTATGTTCACCATTCGTAACGGTGGTTTGAAAGTAACAGAAGAGCTTGGCTATGAAAGTGCTCCTGTTTTATTTGTCGCTTATTTCATGGCAATCTTCTTCTATTTGAAACCTGTAGTTAATGATCGAAGTTCATCCTCAAATTCTAAAGCAATTGGTTGGAGATATGGTGCTGTAACTGGTCTATTATCTTACGGTGGATTACAGTTATATGCAGTTGCATTGCAATATGGGCAGTCTAATCTAGTTGCACCAATCTTCGCAACAAACGGACTTATTGTTACTATTTTTTCCATTATTATTTACAAAGAAAGATTATCTCGTATACAATGGGTGGCATTTGCATCACTTTTGCTTGGATTAATCTGTATTCGTATTACGTTGTAAATTTATTAATTACTATTCACTCCATATTTGACCATCGACATACTTCGCTAAAGGCACTTACTTTTTTTTAGTTTGTATGCTACAATAAATGTTAAGGATGGTGATATGAATGGACTATACAATGATGTGCCCGAGGTATGAATCAGCTGCTGATTTATTAGGGAAGAAATGGACTGGTAGGATCATTCATGTTTTATTGGGCGGACCTAAACGTTTCAAAGATATAAAAGAACAAATACCAGAAATGAGCGACAAAATGCTTACAGACCGTATGAAGGAATTAGAAGCTGTTGGTGTCGTTGTAAGAAATGTATATCCTGAAATGCCCGTGCGTATAGAATATGAATTGACTGAAAAAGGACGGGATCTTGAACCTGTCATCTGCTCCATTCAAGAGTGGGCTGAGAAATGGATTGGCTAAGCAAATAGAGCTGGATTAGCGGAATGAATCGTTCCCTAATCCAGCTCTATTTGTTTTAATTAGAATCTTAATGATCCTCAAACAAGTCGTAATATTTGTTCTTTAGCATTTCCATCACTTAATCCCCCGTGATAACAAACAATTTTATCTATAAGGGCAGCTTCGACGTCGAATATGCTACGCCAGTGTTACCGCTTAATCACCCGTGGACGTTTTGAACTTCCATTCCAATAAGGTTCAAAACGTTCGAGGGTCAGTTCCAAGAAGATGCCCTTCAGCGTAAACGAGTAGCACAGCGTACGTTGTTGGTACGCGAGCACACGCAGGCTTTCGATGGAGGGCATCTTCGACGCCGAATATGCTACGTCAGTGTTACCGCGTAATCACCCGTGGACGTCTTGAACTTCCATTCCAATAAGGTTCAAAACGTTCGCGGGTCAGTTCTAAGAAGATGCCCTTCAGCGTAAACGAGTAGCACAGCGTACGTTGTTGGTACGCGAGCACACGCAGGCTTTCGATGGAGGGCATCTTCGACGCCGAATATGCTACGTCAGTGTTACCGCGTAATCACCCTCGGACGTTTTGAACTTCATCTCAGAAAGGGTAGACTAGTGGTAAAGTTAGGACCATTACAACCCCCAGTAAAATCTGTGCAGGTAATCCTACTTTGACATAATCCATAAACTTGTATTTCCCAACTCCCATCACCAGTGCGTTAGGTGGTGTTGAGAACGGTACGGCAAAGCACATACTCGCACCAATCGATACAGCTAACATAAATGGAACTGGATTAACATCCAGAGCTATTGCTGCAGATAAAGCAATAGGTGCAAATAGCACTGCACAAGCAGTATTACTTACAAATAACGTCATCAAAGAAGTTGCAAAATACACACCAGCAAGCAATACTAACGGTCCATATCCCCCTAGCCCAATAACTAGCTTCTCAGATAATAGTGCAGCTGCCCCAGTCTTCTCGATTGCTGTAGACATAGGTATCATCGCTCCAATGAGTACAATACTCTCCCAATTTACCGTTTTGTAAGCTGATTCCATATTCGGTAAACATCCTGTAACAACCATCATAATTGCGGCGACCATCACACATACGACTGCGGGTACAACATTAACAATCATCCCTACAATCATTAGTACCATAATTAATGCAGCAATAGGAGCTTTATGAAGCAATGGTATACTCGCAGCTGCCTTTGCAGGTTGTCCAACCACTACAACATCCTCATGTTCTAACGATAATCGAGCAATGTGTTTCCATTCTCCTTGAATGAGAATCGCATCTCCAGACTTAATCTTCTCTTCTTTCAATTCATTCAACACATAAGTTCCTTTACGTTGAATACCAAGAATATTAACATTGTAATTCTCACGAAAACCTGAATGCTTTACTAATTGATTAATATGACGGGAATTAGACGGAATAAGGATCTCGGCAATGCCAATTTCAGGCGTAGTTAACTCTTCAAGTGTAGCAGAATAATCTTTCTCTATAATCTCATCACTAATCATAGAGAGTTTCTGATGTTTAGCAAATTGTTCAATATCTTCATAATTACCTGTAACATATATAATATCTCTAGGATGAAGTCTTGTCTCTGGTCCAGCGATTTCTTGATTAATTGTTTTGAAAAATGGATTTTTATGAGATTGACGTCTTCTAACCTCATTAATATGTACGCGATATAAACTTGCTAAAGATAGTTCTTTCAATGTTTTCTCAAGCATTGGTGAACCTTCATTCACTTGGATCCGATATAAATTTTGCGCTAACCTATATTGCTGCGCTAGTTCATCTAATGACCGCTCTTTTTTCCTTCTAGAATTGCTCTTATTTTTCCCTTTCAGCACAATTTTACTGAAAAAGATTATAAGTACTGTTCCTGCAACTAAACAGATTAGACCTGTAGGCGCAAAGCCAAAGAAGCTAATCCCTTTAAAACCTGCTTTTTCTAACGTTTCACTTACCACCATATTTGGAGGGCTCCCAATTAAAGTTAACATCCCTCCTAGACTACCTGAAAATGCCAATGGCATAAGTAATCTTCTCGTACTCACTTGAGCTTGATTAGCTAGACTTATTACAATTGGGAGCATCACTGCAATTGTCCCTGTATTACTAATAAATGCACCTACAAAGGATGTGGATAGCATCACCGTAACAAGTAATCTCGTTTCATTCGTACCTGCCAAATTCAATAGTTTACTACTTACAATTTTGGCAAGACCCGTTTGAAAGATTGCTCCTCCTACTATAAATAAACCAATCATCATAATAACGACCGAACTTGCAAACCCAGCTAATGCTTCTCCTGTATCGAGAATATTAAGAATGACCAATAAACTTAAAGCACTGACGGCCACAAGATCTGAACGAACTTTACCACTCACGAACATTATTGATGCTAATAATAATATTATTAAAGTTAAGATCATATCTATGTTCAAACTCGTCACCCCCTATCATGCTCTCCAATTATGTTATCACTCAAACTCTCATCTTTCTGTGACTTTCATTACAGCAGTATACTCAGCCCGAAGTTTTCTTCATTCACCATCAACTATAGCGGAGAGAACAATCGCTTGTAGAAAAGCGAAAGCGGTCGTTTTTGTTCTCGAATTTACACCTCAGTCTTATGACTAAATCCGAGGACAACGGCGATTGGAGCAGCGATTAGTTCTCAGAGTGTTTACCGATCGCACCTAAGCATTGACAATGATGATAACATTCAGTAATATAAGAATATCATTATTTGATAATGATTATCAATGATAATATAGGCTGATTAAAGTAAAATCTTAGTCAATGGGCAACTAAAAAACGCCAGGACAGATTTCTATCCTGACGTTTACTATCATTATATTAAAATTGATTGGGCTGTATATATACCAATTACATACCAAGCCATTTTTTGAATAGTAACTTCGTTGTATCACGATTCATTGCTGCAATTGATGTCGTAAGTGGAATTCCTTTCGGACATGAACGAACACAGTTCTGAGAGTTACCACAGCCTTCTATTCCGCCATCTTCCATTAGTGTCTCAAGTCTCTCATCTTTATTCATTGCACCGGTAGGATGTACATTGAAGAGGCGAACTTGTGATATAGCAGATGGTCCGATAAAGCTGTTACGATCATTCACATTCGGGCATGCTTCAAGACATACGCCACAAGTCATGCACTTGGAAAGCTCATATGCCCATTGACGATCAGCTTCTGCCATGCGTGGACCAGGACCAAGATCATAGGTTCCATCGATAGGAATCCATGCCTTAACTTTTTTCAGAGCAGAGAACATTCTTTCACGATTGATAACAAGGTCACGAATAACCGGGAAAGTACGCATTGGCTCAAGCCTTACTGGCTGCTCTAATTGATCGATTAACGCACTACATGCTTGACGAGGCTTTCCGTTAATAACCATAGAACAAGCACCACATACTTCTTCAAGACAGTTAGACTCCCAAATAACTGGTGTAGTGGTTTTACCTTCCGCAGTTACTGGGTTACGTTGAATTTCCATTAACGCACTAATTACATTCATATTAGGACGATAAGGAATCTTGAACGTTTCCGTATATGCAGCTGAGTCTGGTTTATCCTGACGAGAAATAATAAAGGTAACAGTTTTCGTAGCTACTGTAGTTTCAGCCATTGTTATTCTCCTTTCTTCTTCCCTGCAGAATAATCACGAGTACGAGGTTTAATCAAGCTAACGTCAACGTCTTCATATGAAATTTTCGGACCTTCTGGAGTCCAATCTGCAATAGTCGTTTTCAAGAATTCTTCATCATTACGTTCTGTAAATTCAGGCTTGTAATGCGCACCACGAGATTCATTACGTTGCAATGCACCTAATGTCATTGCCTCAGAAAGTTCAAGCATATTCCACAATTGACGAGTAAATGCGACACCTGCATTATTCCAATTGGCTGTATCGTTAATGTTAATATTGTTATAACGTTGTTTCAGTTCTTTAATCTTTTGAATAGTTTCTGCCAACTTGTCGTTGTAACGAACAACGGTCATGTTGTTAGTCATCCATTCGCCAAGCTCTTTGTGGAGTACGTATGCATTTTCAGTACCCTTCATACCAAGAATACGATCATACTTCGCTTTTTGCTCACGAACAGCTTTATCAAACACTGTAGATGAAATATCTTCTGATGATTTCTTAAGACCTTTAATATATTCGACAGCTTTTGGCCCAGCAACCATACCACCGTAAATAGCTGATAATAGTGAATTAGCACCAAGACGATTAGCTCCATGATAATTGTAGTCACATTCGCCAGCTGCAAAAAGACCAGGAATATTCGTCATCTGATTATAATCTACCCACATTCCACCCATTGAATAGTGGACTGCTGGGAAAATTTTCATTGGTATTTTACGAGGATCATCACCCATGAATTTCTCATAGATTTCAATGATACCACCAAGTTTAACATCAAGTTCCTTAGGATCTTTATGAGACAGATCAAGGTAAACCATGTTTTCACCGTTAATACCTAATTTGTCATCAACACATACGCTGAAGATTTCACGAGTTGCGATATCACGAGGAACTAGATTACCATATGCAGGATATTTCTCCTCAAGGAAGTACCAAGGCTTACCGTCTTTGTAGGTCCAGATACGACCACCTTCACCACGAGCAGATTCACTCATTAGACGAAGCTTATCATCACCTGGAATTGCAGTTGGGTGAATTTGAATGAACTCACCATTGGCATATTTCACACCTTGTTGATATACCGCACTTGCAGCAGTACCTGTGTTAATAACGGAGTTCGTAGTTTTACCAAAGATAATACCAGGACCACCTGATGCAAGAATAACTGCATCACCGCGCATCGTATGGATTTCCATCGAACGTAAATCTTGAACAGCTACACCACGACATACGCCGTCATCATCAATAACGGAACCAAGGAATTCCCAATGCTCATATTTCGTAACTAGTCCCGCTGCTTCCCAGCGACGAACTTGCTCATCTAGTGCATATAACAGTTGTTGACCAGTCGTAGCACCTGCAAATGCAGTACGGTGATATTGTGTTCCACCGAAACGACGGAAATCTAACAAACCTTCTGATGTACGACTGAACATTACGCCCATACGGTCCATCAAATGGATAATGCCAGGTGCAGCTTCACACATTGCTTTAACTGGTGGTTGATTTGCTAAGAAGTCACCGCCATATACGGTATCATCAAAATGCTCCCAAGGAGAATCGCCTTCACCTTTTGTATTTACAGCGCCGTTAATACCACCTTGAGCACATACGGAATGTGAACGTTTAACGGGAACGATTGAGAATAGATCGACATGTGTGCCTGCCTCAGCGGCTTTAATTGTGGCCATTAGACCAGCAAGACCGCCACCAACGACAATAATTTTATTTTTAGCCATTACGATTCGCTCCTTGATCTATACTAAAGAATTGAGCGCACTGCCATATAGGCATCTGCCACTTCTTTGAATTCGTCACCTCTGAAAGCAACAAGAGATAAGATGAACAACGCCGAGATAATTACAAAAATACCGATACAGATTTTTGAAGAAATACGTTGAGCTCTTTCACCAACCGTAATTCCCCAGCTAATAAGAAATGCCCAGAAACCATTTGCAAAGTGGAACGATGCTGCAAGCACACCAACTACGTATAGTACGAACATAAGTGGACTTGATGCGATGTGATTCATTGTTGATCCAAGTTCCTCATGTGAAATTTGCCCAAGGTATACCTGGAAACGTGTTTGATACACATGCCAGAATACGAATACGAAAGTAATTACCCCAGTAATACGCTGAGCTGTAAATGCCCAATTTCGTCCGTACTTAAAACGTCCTAGATTAGAGTTTGACTGATAAGCTACGTACAAACCATATATTCCATGGAATAATAGTGGAATATAAATCAATATAAACTCAAGTACAGGTAATAATGGTAAACTGTTAATCAAATTTACCCCTTTTTGAAATCCTTCTGGTCCTCGCTCAAAAGCTTGGTAATTCGTTAAAGCATGCACGACGAAAAATCCGCCTAGTGGAATAATCCCTAGTAGTGAGTGCAGCTTACGAGAGAAATAGCTATTTCCCTTCATCTCTTTGTTTCTCCTCTCAAACTGTAAGTGCTTACTTATCCAATTAAATCAACCCACATTTTACCTTACCCATATGTGCTAGTCAATCAATCACCTATAGGTATAGCAAATTATGACACATTTTAGCCATAGTTTTATCCTACTCTTTTTTCGCTTATAATGGAATTGCATATTTATTATTAATGCTTATAACTAATTTGCATAAGCGTACCAATTCATCTATACTTTCACTATAGGAAGCTTATATTTAAGTCTATCTTTGGAGGACATTATCATGGATGAAGCTTTATATATTTTCAAACGTATCGTAGAGCACTCTAGTATGAACAAAGCTGCTCATTCACTTAATCTATCTCAACCAGCGTTATCACGTAAAATATCAAAGTTAGAGCATGAGATCGGAGCTCCTCTATTTCGTCGTATCGGAAAAAGACTTGAGCTTACACGTATTGGACAGCTTACTTTTGAATATGCTATTGAACAAGAACGGCTCTATCTCAAATATTTGAAAACAGTTGCGGAATTCAAAGAAACTGGTAGAAGCTCCATTACGATTGGTGCAAGTTTGACGACATTACAAACGACTTTACCAGATCTCATTACTTTACTACGTGAATCTCATCCTGAGATTGATATTAAAGCGATTACCGGAAAAACCCATGAAATCGTAAG includes:
- a CDS encoding SLC13 family permease, which codes for MNIDMILTLIILLLASIMFVSGKVRSDLVAVSALSLLVILNILDTGEALAGFASSVVIMMIGLFIVGGAIFQTGLAKIVSSKLLNLAGTNETRLLVTVMLSTSFVGAFISNTGTIAVMLPIVISLANQAQVSTRRLLMPLAFSGSLGGMLTLIGSPPNMVVSETLEKAGFKGISFFGFAPTGLICLVAGTVLIIFFSKIVLKGKNKSNSRRKKERSLDELAQQYRLAQNLYRIQVNEGSPMLEKTLKELSLASLYRVHINEVRRRQSHKNPFFKTINQEIAGPETRLHPRDIIYVTGNYEDIEQFAKHQKLSMISDEIIEKDYSATLEELTTPEIGIAEILIPSNSRHINQLVKHSGFRENYNVNILGIQRKGTYVLNELKEEKIKSGDAILIQGEWKHIARLSLEHEDVVVVGQPAKAAASIPLLHKAPIAALIMVLMIVGMIVNVVPAVVCVMVAAIMMVVTGCLPNMESAYKTVNWESIVLIGAMIPMSTAIEKTGAAALLSEKLVIGLGGYGPLVLLAGVYFATSLMTLFVSNTACAVLFAPIALSAAIALDVNPVPFMLAVSIGASMCFAVPFSTPPNALVMGVGKYKFMDYVKVGLPAQILLGVVMVLTLPLVYPF
- the sdhB gene encoding succinate dehydrogenase iron-sulfur subunit, with amino-acid sequence MAETTVATKTVTFIISRQDKPDSAAYTETFKIPYRPNMNVISALMEIQRNPVTAEGKTTTPVIWESNCLEEVCGACSMVINGKPRQACSALIDQLEQPVRLEPMRTFPVIRDLVINRERMFSALKKVKAWIPIDGTYDLGPGPRMAEADRQWAYELSKCMTCGVCLEACPNVNDRNSFIGPSAISQVRLFNVHPTGAMNKDERLETLMEDGGIEGCGNSQNCVRSCPKGIPLTTSIAAMNRDTTKLLFKKWLGM
- the sdhA gene encoding succinate dehydrogenase flavoprotein subunit, which encodes MAKNKIIVVGGGLAGLMATIKAAEAGTHVDLFSIVPVKRSHSVCAQGGINGAVNTKGEGDSPWEHFDDTVYGGDFLANQPPVKAMCEAAPGIIHLMDRMGVMFSRTSEGLLDFRRFGGTQYHRTAFAGATTGQQLLYALDEQVRRWEAAGLVTKYEHWEFLGSVIDDDGVCRGVAVQDLRSMEIHTMRGDAVILASGGPGIIFGKTTNSVINTGTAASAVYQQGVKYANGEFIQIHPTAIPGDDKLRLMSESARGEGGRIWTYKDGKPWYFLEEKYPAYGNLVPRDIATREIFSVCVDDKLGINGENMVYLDLSHKDPKELDVKLGGIIEIYEKFMGDDPRKIPMKIFPAVHYSMGGMWVDYNQMTNIPGLFAAGECDYNYHGANRLGANSLLSAIYGGMVAGPKAVEYIKGLKKSSEDISSTVFDKAVREQKAKYDRILGMKGTENAYVLHKELGEWMTNNMTVVRYNDKLAETIQKIKELKQRYNNININDTANWNNAGVAFTRQLWNMLELSEAMTLGALQRNESRGAHYKPEFTERNDEEFLKTTIADWTPEGPKISYEDVDVSLIKPRTRDYSAGKKKGE
- a CDS encoding succinate dehydrogenase cytochrome b558 subunit, translated to MKGNSYFSRKLHSLLGIIPLGGFFVVHALTNYQAFERGPEGFQKGVNLINSLPLLPVLEFILIYIPLLFHGIYGLYVAYQSNSNLGRFKYGRNWAFTAQRITGVITFVFVFWHVYQTRFQVYLGQISHEELGSTMNHIASSPLMFVLYVVGVLAASFHFANGFWAFLISWGITVGERAQRISSKICIGIFVIISALFILSLVAFRGDEFKEVADAYMAVRSIL